The following is a genomic window from Flavobacteriales bacterium.
ATCGTTCGGCCTCTAACTCGGTGCGAAAATCTCCAATTTTGGTCTTGAAATAGGGCTGTTCATACTCGACGTACACGTGTTCTGTTTGTAACAGATCCTGATAATGCGCCTTTAGTTTCACCGCCTCCTCGCGATTACCATAATATAATTGAATACGAAAGCCATCGGTCTTGTGCCGCTTGGCTTTTATTTTTACATCGCGATCGATGAGATCGATAAGGCTTGACGACATTTTAACCGGATACTGATTATAATAGGTCTGTGAAGCCATGGTATCGACGGGACTCACATAATTAGTATCCTGTGCCTTTAAATAAATAGGAACAAGTAGAATCGCGCTAAACACGATGAGCTTGCTGAGGTTCATTATCTTGCGTTTTTGCCGCAACAAATGTAGAAGAATACTTGTTGGGATTTCAGTTGTGATACTCATGCGACTCTCTATTTAGAACGGTTATAAATTAGTGTAAAAATGAAACGCCTCTACATTAATGAAGCTAGAGTCCTTATTTTTGCGCCGAACGGAAATTCGGTGATGATTGCTATGAAAAACGCCCTTCTCCCGAGGTTTGGAGCGGTATTCGCGCTCTTGATCTTAACTGCATTCACACTAATTTCTTCCACGACCATGGCCCAGGATTCGACTGCTACTGGGGCAGAGGGGGGCGATCCGGCCGTAGGGGAGAAATTGTGGAAAGCCAATTGTGCAGCATGTCACAAAGTAGATGCCAAACTCATTGGTCCGGCACTCGGACAAGTTACTGAGAAGTACGATGAGGAATGGTTGATCGCATGGATTCGCAATAACCAAGAGTTGCGCGAAAGCGGTGATGCACAAGCTTTGGCCATTTATGAAGAGTACAACGGATTGGCCATGTCGGCCTATCCTCAATTCTCTGACGATGACATTCGTGGCCTACTGGCGTACATCGACCAGGAGTACGCAGCGAAACAAGCTCCGGCCGTAGCCGATACTGGCGGTGGTGCCGGTGCTGCGGGTTCGGGTCAGGGTTCCGGGCCAATGGATTTAACTCCAGTGCTCATTGGACTGGTCGTATTCCTCATCATCATCGTATTCATTCTCGTTCGCATCAAGAATCTCTTGCTCGTCATGAAGGGTGTCGAGCCGCGATCGGCGATCGACCAATTCTTCGATCTACGTGTATATGTTGAGCGTTTCTTCGCCAACAAAAAGCTCGTGGGTTTTGCAGCCGTGATCGTATTGATCTTCGTCTTTAACGGCCTTTGGGGTTTCCTCAAAGGAATCGGAGTTGATCAGAATTATCAGCCAACACAGCCTATTGCATTCTCCCATGAGATCCATGCCGGACAAAACGAAGTGGATTGTAATTACTGTCACAGCAGTGCCCGTCACTCCAAGTCGGCAGGGGTTCCCTCGGCCAACGTTTGTATGAACTGTCACATGTACGTGGCTGAAGGCCAGTCTGAGCAAGGAACCAAAGAGATCGAGAAGATCTATGCGGCGATCGGTTGGGACAAAAACACGCGTACCTACATAGAGGACTACGAAGAAAAGCCGATCGAATGGGTGCGTATCCACAATCTTCCAGACCTCGCATATTTCAACCACAGCCAGCACGTAGTTGCCGGGCAAGTTGAATGTCAGACTTGTCACGGACCGATCGAAGAAATGAAAGAAGTATACCAGTACTCTGAATTGACGATGGGCTGGTGTATCAATTGTCACCGTGAAACGGAAGTCAAAATGGAGGACAATCCGTATTACGACAAGCTTCACGAGCAGCTCGCCGAGGAGTATAAAGGCGAAAAGATCACGGTAGATAAAATCGGTGGATTGGAATGTGGCAAGTGCCACTATTAATCCGAGTAATCTCAATCTCAGTATGGCAACAACGAAGAAATACTGGAAAGGAATTGAAGAGTTGCAGAATGATGCAGCAGTTCAAGAACTAGCCAAGAACGAATTTCCCGAAGAGGTAGCGACGGCCGATTTTTTAGGTGACGAGAAAGTAAGCGACACCAAAACTACGCGACGTGACTTCTTAAAATTTATGGGTTTCTCAACGGCTGCGGCTACCTTGGCCGCGTGTGAAACGCCGGTTCAAAAAGTAATCCCGTACGTAGTCAAACCTGAGGAAGTTACCCCCGGAGTAGCGAATTACTACGCAACAACGTATAGCGACGGTGAAGATTTTGCCAGTGTGCTGGTAAAAACTCGGGAGGGTCGTCCGATCAAGATTGAAACGAACAACGACGCTCCAATGAATGGAGCAATGACATCGCGTGTTCAGGCCAGCGTCTTGAACCTTTACGATACAGCACGTTCGAAGGCTCCTATGAAAGACGGCGCAGAGATCACTTGGGCAACTGTTGACGCTGACATAAAGAAGGCCATTGCTGATGCGGAAGCCGCGGGTAAAAAAGTGATTTTCTTGACCAACTCGATCACGAGTCCATCGATTAACGCCGTTGGAGCGGAGTTCATGACCATGCATCCGGGAGCGAGTCACGTTTCGTATGACGCCGTTTCGTATAGCGGAATCTTGGACGCACATTCAGAAGTATTTGGAAAGCGCGCATTACCATCGTACCATTTCGATAAAGCCGAAGTAGTGGTTGGCGTGGGAGCTGATTTTCTGGGAGAGCATTTGAACTTTGGAAACTCTCGCGACTACATCAAAATGCGTGACCCACGTCATGGCAAGATGTCCCGGCACTGGCAGTTCGAAAGCAATATGTCGATCACTGGAGCGAATGCCGATAAGCGCGTAATGGTGAAGCCGAGTGAGCAAGGAAAGGTCATCCTCTCTCTATACAACGCCTTGGCAGCAAAGAACGGGAATCCTGCCGTAGGCAGTACAAAAACCGCTTATGACGCCGATGTCAATGCCGTAGCTAATAAGCTTTGGGCTGCTCGTGGTAAGTCTTTGGTAGTGGCCGGATCGAATGACGCGGACGTTCAAAAGGTGACGATCGCGATCAATCAGATCTTGGGGAACTACGGAGCTACTTTGGATATTGATCGAGCGAATAAAACCAAGCAAGGAAATGATGCTGAGGTAGCGACATTGCTTGCTGATATGAAGGCAGGTCAGGTAGGAGTGCTCGTAATGATGGGCGTGAACCCCGTTTACAGCCACGCAATGGGTGCTGAATTTGCCGAGGCCATGAAGAAGGTCGACACGACCGCGGTCATGGATGATCGTATGACGGAGACGGCTATTTCTGCGAATTATTTGCTGCCGACGAACCACTACCTGGAAAGTTGGGATGATGCAATGCCGGTTGAAGGTTACTATACCTTAGCGCAGCCTACCATACAAAAGCTTTACGACACTAGAAGTCCTTTGGAGAACATGTTGGCTTGGACCGGAAAGGGTGCGGCCTATGATTTCATCAAGAATCATTGGGGACAGAATATCTTGGTAGCCGGGGCCGGTTCATGGAATCGGGCCGTGCACGATGGTTTCTACGTGCAACCCCAATCGGCCGGAGAGAATACCGAGTCGAAAGAAGCCCCTGTTTTGGTTGACGTTTCGGGAGCGGCCCGCGCGATCGCTCAGCAAAAAGGTTCGGATTTAGAGCTTGAGCTCTATACGAAATCCGGATTGGGATCAGGAGCATCTGCCAACAATCCTTGGCTTCAGGAATTCCCTGATCCGATCACCCGTACGAGCTGGGATAACTACCTCACCGTTTCTCGCACGGATGTAGAAGCGATGGGATTGGTGAATGAGAATACCTCGAATGGAGCTTTGAACGGAAGCTTAGTGAACGTAACGGTGAATGGAACTACTGTCGAGAATGTACCGGTAATGATTCAGCCCGGACAAGCACCGGGATCTGTAGGTCTCGCGCTTGGTTACGGACGTACGGCAGCCGGAATCGTAGGTAACGGAGTAGGGGTGAACGCATTCCCTCTTTACCTCAATGGAAGTACAACACAAACAGGAGTGACCATCGAAAAGGTCGACGGAATGCACGAGTTTGCGTGTATCCAGTTGGCTCACACAATGATGGGACGCCACATTGTGAAAGAAACAACGCTTGAAGAATTCATTGCCAATCCAAGCGCCGGTAATGACGAACCTACATTTGAAACTCATGAAGGCGTAAAGCCGGCTTCTGAGGTGAACTTGTGGGAAGAGTTCGACAAGACTACCGGCCACTGGTGGAACCTATCGATCGATTTGAATAACTGTATCGGGTGTGGTGCATGTGTGGTTGCTTGTCAAGCAGAAAACAACGTACCGGTCGTTGGTAAGGACGAGATACGCCGCTCACGCGATATGCATTGGTTGCGTATCGATCGCTATTACAGCAGTGAGATGACCAAGGATCGTGCAGAAGAGGAAGGATTA
Proteins encoded in this region:
- a CDS encoding SPOR domain-containing protein, producing the protein MNLSKLIVFSAILLVPIYLKAQDTNYVSPVDTMASQTYYNQYPVKMSSSLIDLIDRDVKIKAKRHKTDGFRIQLYYGNREEAVKLKAHYQDLLQTEHVYVEYEQPYFKTKIGDFRTELEAERYMRAMGEHCSGCFIVRDDIEFPSIQGSSSPPPLDTPR
- a CDS encoding c-type cytochrome is translated as MKNALLPRFGAVFALLILTAFTLISSTTMAQDSTATGAEGGDPAVGEKLWKANCAACHKVDAKLIGPALGQVTEKYDEEWLIAWIRNNQELRESGDAQALAIYEEYNGLAMSAYPQFSDDDIRGLLAYIDQEYAAKQAPAVADTGGGAGAAGSGQGSGPMDLTPVLIGLVVFLIIIVFILVRIKNLLLVMKGVEPRSAIDQFFDLRVYVERFFANKKLVGFAAVIVLIFVFNGLWGFLKGIGVDQNYQPTQPIAFSHEIHAGQNEVDCNYCHSSARHSKSAGVPSANVCMNCHMYVAEGQSEQGTKEIEKIYAAIGWDKNTRTYIEDYEEKPIEWVRIHNLPDLAYFNHSQHVVAGQVECQTCHGPIEEMKEVYQYSELTMGWCINCHRETEVKMEDNPYYDKLHEQLAEEYKGEKITVDKIGGLECGKCHY
- a CDS encoding TAT-variant-translocated molybdopterin oxidoreductase, with product MATTKKYWKGIEELQNDAAVQELAKNEFPEEVATADFLGDEKVSDTKTTRRDFLKFMGFSTAAATLAACETPVQKVIPYVVKPEEVTPGVANYYATTYSDGEDFASVLVKTREGRPIKIETNNDAPMNGAMTSRVQASVLNLYDTARSKAPMKDGAEITWATVDADIKKAIADAEAAGKKVIFLTNSITSPSINAVGAEFMTMHPGASHVSYDAVSYSGILDAHSEVFGKRALPSYHFDKAEVVVGVGADFLGEHLNFGNSRDYIKMRDPRHGKMSRHWQFESNMSITGANADKRVMVKPSEQGKVILSLYNALAAKNGNPAVGSTKTAYDADVNAVANKLWAARGKSLVVAGSNDADVQKVTIAINQILGNYGATLDIDRANKTKQGNDAEVATLLADMKAGQVGVLVMMGVNPVYSHAMGAEFAEAMKKVDTTAVMDDRMTETAISANYLLPTNHYLESWDDAMPVEGYYTLAQPTIQKLYDTRSPLENMLAWTGKGAAYDFIKNHWGQNILVAGAGSWNRAVHDGFYVQPQSAGENTESKEAPVLVDVSGAARAIAQQKGSDLELELYTKSGLGSGASANNPWLQEFPDPITRTSWDNYLTVSRTDVEAMGLVNENTSNGALNGSLVNVTVNGTTVENVPVMIQPGQAPGSVGLALGYGRTAAGIVGNGVGVNAFPLYLNGSTTQTGVTIEKVDGMHEFACIQLAHTMMGRHIVKETTLEEFIANPSAGNDEPTFETHEGVKPASEVNLWEEFDKTTGHWWNLSIDLNNCIGCGACVVACQAENNVPVVGKDEIRRSRDMHWLRIDRYYSSEMTKDRAEEEGLGAIEMYAAMEDPADAPEVVFQPVMCQHCNHAPCETVCPVGATAHSSEGLNHMAYNRCIGTRYCANNCPYKVRRFNWFNYPTYSKFNDVNPAQDEWGKMVLNPDVTVRARGVMEKCTMCLQRIQLGKLEAKREGRPVADGDFTVACAGACDTGAITFGDVNDPESRVHKIREEPRRYYLLEEIGTKPSVFYQTKVRNKA